The Helicobacter pylori genome includes a window with the following:
- a CDS encoding DEAD/DEAH box helicase family protein — translation MFASLNVLKELQKHYETNPKDPPKDPLKGIIWHTQGSGKTALTYHLTKLIRDFFSQSNLNKKTKFYFIVDRLDLLEQAKNEFLKRGLQAHEAENKEDLSQKLKSSSVFESLQGNDEIIVVNIQKFKAPNEDSSDSTPKEIVSKTDLQESIQNSHDLQRVFIIDEAHRSYDPKGCFYANLIECDKNAIKIALTGTPLLEDNAQDKATKKTFGNYFHTYSYAESIKDRHTLKLFLETIEKSYKEELQEIYRLLQESITIEDIEVKKEMIFNDEKYIKAMLSYIIRDLLDFRRSNGNDKHLKAMVVCFSSQQARLANLLFNEVQEKILQENPNLQILNKLKSSLILHDEQEVKEKIYSFKHEDTDIAFVFNMLLTGFDLPNLKRLYIHRELKDHNLLQALARVNRPYNNMSFGYLIDFVGIEENFDKTTDDYLKELNRFNQSDANSDFNIKDIFADREVLEKDIKNAYNDLFDYPIDNIEGMTSAIVNMSGINELQKVSHAIKTLKERYNLIRTSIDETILSLKEKIDIEKINKISFMLSQKAKQLHALKNINEPKNPNDLIILEDLIALLDFKIAFKERKELHFKESEEISAKQKQVKEILEKIPDQKDKEIQKIYKELSKLLQTPATSQNFDGISHSYSAIISQLKQHNQQTTHLLNKYDNNLAYAITHKRLMEENISDPVGIFTLLSVLKSAIDDRISKRQEILNEEDYLKNAIKLELRNAFKENPSLKDLEKEKEFIIQTLFNELQNHHQGNLNA, via the coding sequence ATGTTTGCGAGCTTGAATGTTTTAAAAGAATTACAAAAGCATTATGAAACTAACCCAAAAGATCCCCCAAAAGACCCCTTAAAAGGCATCATTTGGCACACGCAAGGCAGCGGTAAAACCGCCTTAACCTACCATTTAACCAAACTCATCAGAGACTTTTTTAGCCAATCCAACCTAAACAAAAAGACTAAATTTTATTTTATTGTGGATAGGTTGGATTTATTAGAACAAGCCAAAAACGAGTTTTTAAAAAGAGGCCTTCAAGCGCATGAGGCAGAAAATAAAGAGGACTTGAGCCAAAAATTAAAAAGCTCTAGCGTGTTTGAAAGCCTTCAAGGGAATGATGAAATCATCGTTGTGAATATCCAAAAATTCAAAGCCCCCAATGAAGACTCCTCTGATAGCACTCCTAAAGAAATTGTTTCTAAAACGGACTTGCAAGAATCCATTCAAAATAGCCACGATTTACAAAGGGTGTTTATCATAGATGAAGCCCACAGGAGCTACGATCCTAAAGGTTGTTTTTACGCTAATTTGATAGAATGCGACAAAAATGCGATTAAAATCGCTCTCACAGGCACGCCCCTGTTAGAAGACAACGCACAAGATAAAGCCACTAAAAAAACTTTTGGCAACTACTTTCACACCTATTCTTATGCAGAATCCATTAAAGACAGACACACCCTAAAACTCTTTTTAGAAACCATTGAAAAGAGCTACAAAGAAGAACTGCAAGAAATCTATCGCCTTTTACAAGAAAGCATCACTATTGAAGACATAGAGGTTAAAAAAGAAATGATCTTTAATGATGAGAAATACATTAAAGCCATGCTCTCTTATATCATTAGAGATTTATTGGATTTCAGGCGTTCGAATGGCAATGATAAACATTTAAAGGCTATGGTGGTTTGTTTTTCAAGCCAGCAAGCCAGATTAGCCAATTTGCTTTTTAATGAAGTCCAAGAAAAAATCTTACAAGAAAACCCTAACCTGCAAATTTTAAACAAACTCAAATCCAGCCTGATTTTGCATGACGAACAAGAAGTTAAAGAAAAGATTTATTCTTTCAAACATGAAGATACGGATATAGCCTTTGTGTTTAACATGCTTTTAACCGGCTTTGATTTACCCAATCTCAAGCGCCTTTATATCCACAGAGAGTTAAAAGATCACAATTTACTCCAAGCCCTAGCCAGAGTGAATCGCCCCTATAACAACATGTCTTTTGGCTACCTTATAGATTTTGTAGGGATTGAAGAAAATTTTGACAAAACGACTGATGATTATTTGAAAGAATTAAACCGATTCAATCAAAGCGATGCCAACAGCGATTTTAATATCAAAGACATTTTTGCGGATCGTGAGGTTTTAGAAAAAGACATTAAAAACGCCTATAATGATCTTTTTGATTACCCCATTGACAATATAGAGGGCATGACTAGCGCCATTGTCAATATGAGCGGAATTAACGAGTTACAAAAAGTCTCACACGCTATTAAAACGCTCAAAGAGCGCTACAATTTAATCCGCACTTCTATTGATGAAACAATCCTTTCACTAAAAGAAAAAATTGATATTGAAAAGATCAATAAAATCTCTTTCATGCTCAGCCAAAAAGCCAAACAACTCCATGCATTAAAAAATATCAATGAGCCTAAAAACCCCAACGATTTAATCATTTTAGAAGACCTCATCGCTCTTTTAGACTTTAAAATAGCGTTTAAAGAACGCAAAGAATTACACTTTAAAGAAAGCGAAGAAATTAGCGCCAAACAAAAGCAAGTTAAAGAGATTTTAGAAAAAATCCCGGATCAAAAAGATAAAGAAATCCAAAAGATTTATAAAGAACTTTCAAAACTGCTCCAAACGCCCGCAACAAGCCAGAATTTTGATGGGATTTCTCATTCTTATAGCGCGATCATTTCACAACTCAAACAACACAACCAACAAACCACCCACTTATTAAATAAATACGATAATAATTTAGCTTATGCGATCACGCATAAGCGCCTTATGGAAGAAAACATTTCTGACCCAGTGGGAATTTTCACGCTTTTAAGCGTGTTAAAAAGCGCTATTGATGATCGTATTTCTAAGCGTCAAGAAATCTTAAACGAAGAAGATTACCTAAAAAATGCCATAAAACTAGAATTAAGGAACGCCTTCAAAGAAAACCCCTCCTTAAAAGATTTAGAAAA